One region of Deltaproteobacteria bacterium genomic DNA includes:
- a CDS encoding dihydrofolate reductase family protein, producing MRVVISEFMSLDGVCQAPGGPDEDVDGGFRHGGWSMPFFDPEVMGAAIGDGFATTEALLFGRRTWQVMAAAWPERSGDEFADAMNRIEKHVVSGSLSPADLTWNNSRLIPADGALEAIEELKARPGGDLQVMGSLTLARALISADLVDELRLMIEPVSLGGGKRLFPDDMNARPMRLVSHTVAPTGVLICTYQPTGEPLRTGHSDELYEDHDNPPVPPRQ from the coding sequence TTGCGAGTCGTGATCAGCGAGTTCATGTCCCTTGACGGTGTGTGCCAGGCGCCAGGCGGCCCCGACGAGGACGTCGACGGTGGATTTCGTCACGGCGGTTGGTCGATGCCGTTCTTCGACCCCGAGGTGATGGGTGCCGCGATCGGCGACGGGTTCGCCACGACCGAGGCGCTGTTGTTCGGTCGCCGTACCTGGCAGGTCATGGCTGCGGCCTGGCCCGAGCGGTCCGGGGACGAGTTCGCGGACGCGATGAACCGCATCGAAAAGCACGTGGTGTCGGGATCGTTGAGCCCGGCCGACCTGACCTGGAACAACTCCCGCCTGATCCCAGCCGACGGTGCACTCGAGGCAATCGAGGAGCTGAAGGCGCGCCCGGGTGGGGACCTCCAGGTCATGGGCAGCCTCACCCTGGCGCGCGCACTGATCTCGGCCGATCTGGTCGATGAGCTGCGGCTCATGATCGAGCCCGTGTCCCTCGGCGGGGGTAAGCGGCTGTTCCCCGACGACATGAACGCCCGCCCGATGCGGCTCGTGTCCCACACGGTGGCGCCGACAGGGGTCCTCATCTGCACGTACCAGCCCACCGGTGAGCCGCTGCGTACTGGCCACAGTGACGAGCTCTACGAGGACCACGACAACCCCCCG